A genomic region of Miscanthus floridulus cultivar M001 chromosome 3, ASM1932011v1, whole genome shotgun sequence contains the following coding sequences:
- the LOC136546143 gene encoding glucan endo-1,3-beta-D-glucosidase-like: MRKWTKKLGHTLSRIVTSKPRFAFSRPRPRPTPPVGPPPPPPPVSIPSEELSLPHFAPTTTMPHHGSHRPPAPAPGGPVFPRATSTVVPDPSRFFAQPLLAAPLPTNSFFQNFVLKNGDQPEYIHPYSVRSPGGAALDVCYPSRNHSPSFVIQTFVADLTISDAAGSAAQRHCVSAFDDLSVTLDVSPSLRAHLVRGCPYVTVTTTAGPVDVSVASVHAFLDVASCDDSGTKWRLRMNSGQTFLLYASTPIRLAQATTTQLSAPTFAGAIRVAYLPDASMEPVLDRYSRCFPTAGHAALNRPFCVDYAWRKDGPGELLMLAHPLHLRLLADDCCAVRVLDDFRYRSIDGDMVAVVGDAWVLRTDPVSPTWHSTRGVSEDGIAEVVAALRADVAGLASTAITTTSSYFYGKAIARAARLALIAEEVGCPDVIPAVQQYLKAAVTPWLDGSFQGNGFFYDAKWGGLVTLQGLKDSGADFGFGIYNDHHYHLGYFLYAIAVLAKIDPCWGRKYMPQAYSMVADFMTLSGNKAGASFTRLRMFDLWKLHSWAGGLTEFADGRNQESTSEAVNAYYSAALVGLSYGDAHLVSVGATLTALEMLAAQTWWHVREGEGIYEDDFSGNNRVVGVLWANKRDSGLWFAPPEWKECRLGIQLLPVLPISEALFPDVAFVKDLVAWTLPALARDGVGEGWKGFVYALEGIYDKEAALTKTRALNGHDDGNSLTNLLWWLHSRGSVVGDGDAGFSRCCWYRQYCH; the protein is encoded by the coding sequence ATGCGGAAGTGGACGAAGAAGCTGGGCCACACCCTCTCCCGCATCGTCACCTCCAAGCCGCGCTTCGCCttctcccggcccaggcccaggcccaCCCCTCCCGTCGGTCCGCCTCCCCCTCCGCCGCCCGTCTCGATCCCGTCGGAGGAGCTTTCCCTTCCCCACTTCgcccccaccaccaccatgccgcACCACGGCAGCCACcgcccgccggcgccggcgccgggtgGCCCCGTGTTCCCACGCGCCACGTCCACCGTGGTGCCCGACCCGTCCCGCTTCTTCGCGCAGCCGCTCCTCGCCGCGCCGCTCCCCACCAACTCCTTCTTCCAGAACTTCGTGCTCAAGAACGGGGACCAGCCGGAGTACATCCACCCCTACTCCGTCCGCTCCCCCGGCGGCGCCGCGCTCGACGTCTGCTACCCGTCGCGGAACCACTCGCCGTCCTTCGTCATCCAGACGTTCGTAGCCGACCTCACCATCTCCGACGCCGCCGGGAGCGCGGCGCAGCGCCACTGCGTCTCGGCCTTCGACGACCTCTCCGTCACGCTCGACGTCTCCCCGTCCCTCCGCGCGCACCTCGTCCGCGGATGCCCCTACGTCACCGTCACCACCACGGCGGGACCCGTCGACGTCTCCGTCGCGTCCGTCCACGCCTTCCTCGACGTCGCCTCCTGCGACGACTCGGGAACCAAGTGGCGCCTCCGGATGAACAGCGGCCAGACCTTCCTCCTCTACGCGTCGACCCCGATCCGCCTCGCGCAGGCCACCACCACGCAGCTCTCGGCGCCCACCTTCGCCGGCGCCATCCGGGTCGCCTACCTCCCCGACGCGTCCATGGAGCCCGTCCTCGACCGCTACAGCCGCTGCTTCCCGACCGCCGGCCACGCCGCGCTCAACCGCCCCTTCTGCGTCGACTACGCCTGGCGCAAGGACGGGCCCGGGGAGCTGCTCATGCTCGCGcacccgctccacctccgccTGCTCGCCGACGACTGCTGCGCCGTGCGGGTGCTCGACGACTTCCGCTACCGGAGCATCGACGGCGATATGGTCGCCGTCGTCGGCGACGCCTGGGTCCTGCGCACCGACCCGGTGTCCCCGACATGGCACTCCACCCGCGGCGTCAGCGAGGACGGCATCGCCGAGGTCGTGGCCGCGCTGCGCGCCGACGTGGCCGGCCTCGCATCCACCGCGATCACCACCACCTCGTCCTACTTCTACGGGAAGGCAATCGCGCGCGCGGCGCGGCTGGCGCTGATCGCCGAGGAGGTCGGGTGCCCCGACGTGATCCCGGCGGTGCAGCAGTACCTCAAGGCCGCCGTCACGCCGTGGCTGGACGGCAGCTTCCAGGGGAACGGCTTCTTCTACGACGCCAAATGGGGCGGGCTGGTGACGCTGCAGGGGCTCAAGGACTCCGGCGCCGACTTCGGCTTCGGCATCTACAACGACCACCACTACCACCTGGGCTACTTCCTCTACGCCATCGCGGTGCTGGCCAAGATCGACCCGTGCTGGGGCCGCAAGTACATGCCGCAGGCCTACTCCATGGTGGCCGACTTCATGACGCTGTCGGGCAACAAGGCCGGCGCCAGCTTCACCCGGCTGCGGATGTTCGACCTCTGGAAGCTGCACTCGTGGGCGGGGGGCCTCACGGAGTTCGCCGACGGGCGCAACCAGGAGAGCACCAGCGAGGCCGTGAACGCCTACTACTCGGCGGCGCTGGTGGGGCTCAGCTACGGGGACGCGCACCTCGTCTCCGTGGGCGCCACGCTGACGGCGCTGGAGATGCTGGCGGCGCAGACGTGGTGGCACGTCCGGGAAGGGGAGGGCATCTACGAGGACGACTTCAGCGGGAACAACCGCGTCGTCGGGGTGCTGTGGGCCAACAAGCGCGACAGCGGGCTGTGGTTCGCGCCGCCCGAGTGGAAGGAGTGCCGCCTCGGGATCCAGCTGCTGCCCGTGCTGCCCATCAGCGAGGCGCTGTTCCCGGACGTGGCGTTCGTCAAGGACCTGGTGGCGTGGACGCTCCCGGCGCTGGCGAGGGACGGCGTCGGCGAAGGCTGGAAGGGCTTCGTGTACGCGCTGGAGGGGATCTACGACAAGGAGGCGGCGCTGACCAAGACCCGCGCGCTCAATGGCCATGATGATGGCAACTCGCTGACAAACCTGCTGTGGTGGCTCCACAGCCGCGGCAGCGTCGTCGGGGACGGGGACGCCGGGTTCAGCCGCTGCTGCTGGTACCGTCAGTACTGCCACTGA